A portion of the Colius striatus isolate bColStr4 chromosome 1, bColStr4.1.hap1, whole genome shotgun sequence genome contains these proteins:
- the LOC104550647 gene encoding phosphatidylinositol 3,4,5-trisphosphate 3-phosphatase TPTE2, with translation MTAVRYEQGAELTEVSSSPTAGEPTVKIDDGRDEDNEPDSCSNSMRRKIAPFVMSFGFRVFGVVLIIVDIIVVIVDLAISEKKKGVREILEGVSLAIALFFLVDVLLRVFVEGFKNYFRSKLNILDAFIVVGTLLINMTYSFSDLAAADQIPRMVTFLRVLRIVILIRIFRLASQKKQLEVVTRRMVSENKRRYMKDGFDLDLTYVTDRIIAMSFPSSGKQSFYRNPIEEVARFLDSKHGDHYKVYNLCSEKGYDPKYFHYRVERIFIDDHNVPALQDMLNFTASVREWMSEDEKNIIAIHCKGGKGRTGTMVCTWLIDSDQFESAKESLDYFGERRTDRSTSTKFQGVETPSQSRYVGYYEILKNKYNLKLPPERQLKIKNLKIHSIHGVGKGNGTDMKVQIIVKKQVVLECVCASQGNCKLFFDSESDSVVIGLENSPVLSGDVKVRFESRSDLPKGYDDCPFFFWFNTSFIENNRLYLPRNELDNPHKSKTWKVYSETFAVEVNFVEA, from the exons CTCTCCAACAGCAGGGGAGCCCACGGTGAAGATTGATGATGGTCGTGATGAGGATAATGAACCAGACAGCTGTTCCAA TTCGATGCGGAGAAAAATTGCCCCCTTTGTGATGTCATTTGGATTCAG agtATTTGGAGTTGTGCTTATCATTGTGGACATTATAGTTGTTATTGTGGATCTGGCTATCAGCGAGAAGAAGAAAGGTGTTAGAGAGATTCTTGAAGGTGTTTCCCTGGCAATTGCACTCTTCTTTCTCGTTGATGTTCTCCTGAGGGTGTTTGTTGAAGG CTTCAAGAACTATTTCCGGTCCAAACTGAATATTTTGGATGCATTCATAGTGGTAGGCACTCTGTTAATTAACATGACATACTCCTTCTCAGACCTTGCTGCAGCAGATCAGATACCAAG AATGGTTACTTTCCTCCGAGTTCTGAGAATTGTCATCTTAATAAGAATATTTCGCCTGGCTTCACAAAAGAAGCAACTTGAAGTGGTGACCAGGAGAATG gtctctgaaaacaaaaggcGTTATATGAAAGATGGCTTTGATCTGGATCTCACTTACGTTACTG ATCGCATTATTGCAATGTCATTTCCATCCTCTGGGAAGCAGAGTTTCTATCGGAACCCTATAGAG GAAGTTGCCAGGTTTTTGGACAGCAAACATGGAGACCACTATAAAGTCTACAATCTCTGCA GTGAGAAAGGCTATGACCCCAAGTACTTCCACTACAGGGTGGAACGGATCTTTATTGATGACCACAATGTCCCAGCACTACA GGACATGCTGAATTTCACTGCCAGTGTCCGTGAATGGATGAGTGAGGATGAGAAGAACATCATAGCGATTCACTGTAAAGGAGGCAAAG GCAGGACTGGAACAATGGTCTGTACCTGGCTCATAGACAGTGACCAGTTTGAGAGTGCAAAG GAAAGTTTGGACTACTTTGGAGAGAGAAGAACAGATAGAAGCACAAGTACCAAGTTTCAGGGAGTTGAAACTCCGTCCCAG AGTAGGTATGTTGGGTATTATGAGATCCTGAAAAACAAGTATAACTTGAAACTCCCACCAGAGAGACAACTCAaaataaaaaacctcaaaatccACTCTATACATG GAGTTGGGAAAGGCAATGGAACTGACATGAAGGTGCAGATAATAGTGAAGAAGCAAGTTGTGCTAGAATGTGTATGTGCCAGTCAAGGAAACTGCAAG CTCTTCTTTGATTCTGAAAGTGACTCGGTAGTCATTGGCTTGGAAAACAGCCCTGTTCTAAGTGGTGATGTGAAAGTCAGATTTGAATCTCGTTCT GATCTCCCAAAAGGCTATGATGACTGCCCATTCTTCTTCTGGTTCAACACTTCCTTTATTGAAAATAACAG ACTCTACCTTCCCAGGAATGAGCTGGATAACCCTCACAAGTCTAAAACATGGAAAGTCTATAGTGAGACATTTGCTGTGGAGGTGAACTTTGTTGAAGCATAA
- the SLC25A15 gene encoding mitochondrial ornithine transporter 1 — MRINSAMQAAIDLTAGAAGGTACVVTGQPFDTAKVKMQTFPELYRGIVDCFVKTYKQVGFRGFYKGTSPALLANIAENSVLFMCYGFCQQIVRRIVGVDRKTKLSDLQNAAAGSFASAFATLVLCPTELVKCRLQAMHEMQLSGKILQGHNTVWSVVKGVIQKDGPLGFYRGLSSTLLREVPGYFFFFGGYELSRTFFASGRSKDELGPIPLLLSGGFGGSCLWIAVYPVDCVKSRIQVLSMAGKQTGFMGTFATVVKTEGVLALYSGLKPTMIRAFLANGALFLAYEYSRKLMMKQIDSY; from the exons ATGAGGATCAACTCTGCTATGCAGGCAGCTATTGATCTCACAGCGGGAGCTGCAG GTGGGACAGCATGCGTGGTGACTGGGCAGCCCTTCGACACCGCAAAGGTGAAGATGCAGACGTTCCCTGAGCTGTACAGAGGAATTGTTGACTGCTTTGTGAAAACCTATAAGCAAGTGGGGTTTCGAGGCTTCTACAAGGGAACCAGCCCGGCGCTTTTAGCCAACATCGCTGAGAACTCCGTCCTGTTCATGTGCTATGGGTTTTGCCAGCAAATTGTGAGAAGAATTGTTGGAGTagacaggaaaacaaagctcAG TGATCTGCAGAATGCTGCTGCAGGCTCCTTTGCCTCTGCCTTTGCCACCCTCGTCCTCTGCCCCACGGAGCTGGTGAAGTGCCGGCTGCAGGCCATGCATGAAATGCAGTTGTCAGGGAAGATACTCCAAGGACACAA TACAGTTTGGTCAGTGGTGAAGGGTGTTATTCAAAAGGACGGTCCCCTTGGCTTTTACCGTGGCCTGTCGAGCACTTTGCTGCGGGAAGTCCCGggatatttcttcttctttggaGGGTATGAACTGAGCCGGACGTTCTTTGCCTCTGGGAGATCCAAAGATGAATTAG GTCCCATTCCCTTGCTACTAAGCGGAGGTTTTGGAGGCAGCTGTCTGTGGATTGCTGTGTATCCCGTGGACTGTGTCAAATCTCGAATTCAGGTTCTTTCAATGGCTGGAAAACAAACAGGCTTCATGGGAACGTTTGCAACTGTGGTGAAAACTGAAG GTGTCCTTGCCTTGTATTCTGGACTAAAGCCAACGATGATCCGTGCATTCCTGGCCAATGGAGCACTGTTTCTTGCCTATGAGTACAGCCGGAAGCTTATGATGAAACAAATAGACTCTTACTGA